In Anas acuta chromosome 5, bAnaAcu1.1, whole genome shotgun sequence, a single window of DNA contains:
- the ATG13 gene encoding autophagy-related protein 13 isoform X7: MDTDLSSQDRKDLDKFIKFFALKTVQVIVQARLGEKICTRSSSSPTGSDWFNLAIKDIPEVTHEAKKALAGQLPAVGRSMCVEISLKTSEGDSMELEIWCLEMNEKCDKEIKVSYTVYNRLSLLLKSLLAITRVTPAYRLSRKQGHEYVILYRIYFGEVQLSGLGEGFQTVRVGTVGTPVGTITLSCAYRINLAFMSTRAGEDNGAVYPSVEDSQEVCTTSFSTSPPSQLIGPGKEGGVPPVPSQPAHGTQADQERMCTPLDGVHYSAATPSSSEDTETVSNSSEGKCGSPHDLLETIFIRKVGAFVNKPINQVTMANLDIPFAMFAPKNVELEDNDPMVNPPDSPEAESPLQGSLHSEGSSGSSTGNTHDDFVMIDFKPAFSKDDILPMDLGTFYREFQNPPQLSSLSIDIGAQSMAEDLDSLPEKLAVHEKNVKEFDAFVETLQ; the protein is encoded by the exons ACGGTACAAGTAATTGTCCAGGCTCGACTTGGAGAGAAGATCTGTACCCGATCATCATCCTCCCCAACAGGCTCTGACTGG TTCAATTTGGCCATCAAAGATATACCAGAGGTTACTcatgaagcaaagaaagcctTGGCAGGACAGCTGCCCGCTGTTGGACGGTCCATGTGTGTGGAGATTTCTCTCAAAACCTCAGAG GGGGATTCCATGGAGCTAGAGATTTGGTGTctagaaatgaatgaaaa GTGTGACAAAGAAATCAAAGTTTCATACACCGTATACAACAGGCTGTCTCTACTACTGAAGTCTTTGCTTGCTATAACCAGGGTAACTCCAGCCTACAGACTCTCAAGGAAACAAGGCCATGAATATGTGATATTGTACAG gataTATTTTGGTGAAGTGCAACTGAGCGGCTTGGGAGAAG GTTTCCAAACAGTCCGTGTTGGGACAGTGGGTACCCCAGTTGGCACCATCACTTTGTCTTGTGCCTACAGAATCAACCTTGCTTTCATGTCAACCAG AGCTGGTGAGGACAACGGTGCGGTATACCCCTCAGTAGAAGATTCCCAAGAAGTGTGTACCACATCATTCTCCACCTCTCCTCCATCTCAG CTTATTGGTCCAGGCAAAGAGGGGGGAGTTCCCCCAGTTCCTAGCCAGCCAGCACATGGCACCCAAGCTGACCAAGAGCGGATGTGCACCCCGCTAGATGGAGTCCACTACTCAGCTGCTACTCCTTCTAGTAG TGAGGACACAGAAACAGTATCAAACAGCAGCGAAGGGAAGTGTGGCTCCCCACATGACCTTTTGGAGACCATCTTTATCCGGAAAGTGGGAGCTTTTGTCAACAAACCCATTAACCAG GTGACCATGGCCAACTTAGACATTCCTTTTGCCATGTTTGCTCCCAAGAATGTTGAGCTGGAAGATAATGACCCTATG GTCAATCCTCCTGACTCCCCAGAAGCTGAATCTCCTTTACAAGGCAGCTTACACTCAGAGGGCTccagtggcagcagcacagggaacaCCCATGATGACTTTGTTATGATTGACTTT AAACcagcattttcaaaagatgaCATCCTTCCAATGGACCTGGGGACGTTTTACCGTGAGTTTCAGAACCCCCCTCAACTCAGCAGCCTCTCCATTGACATAGGAGCTCAGTCCATGGCAGAGGATTTG GACTCATTACCAGAGAAGTTGGCGGTCCAtgagaaaaatgtcaaagaGTTTGATGCCTTTGTAGAAACCTTGCAGTGA
- the ATG13 gene encoding autophagy-related protein 13 isoform X1: MDTDLSSQDRKDLDKFIKFFALKTVQVIVQARLGEKICTRSSSSPTGSDWFNLAIKDIPEVTHEAKKALAGQLPAVGRSMCVEISLKTSEGDSMELEIWCLEMNEKCDKEIKVSYTVYNRLSLLLKSLLAITRVTPAYRLSRKQGHEYVILYRIYFGEVQLSGLGEGFQTVRVGTVGTPVGTITLSCAYRINLAFMSTRQFERTPPIMGIIIDHFVDRPYPSSSPMHPCNYRAGEDNGAVYPSVEDSQEVCTTSFSTSPPSQCVFTVTKAHFQTPPPVVTDTLKVPVMGLAFSHQLSSSRLSYQPAALGVGSADMGYPVIFAGGLNAAHPHQLIGPGKEGGVPPVPSQPAHGTQADQERMCTPLDGVHYSAATPSSSEDTETVSNSSEGKCGSPHDLLETIFIRKVGAFVNKPINQVTMANLDIPFAMFAPKNVELEDNDPMVNPPDSPEAESPLQGSLHSEGSSGSSTGNTHDDFVMIDFKPAFSKDDILPMDLGTFYREFQNPPQLSSLSIDIGAQSMAEDLDSLPEKLAVHEKNVKEFDAFVETLQ; encoded by the exons ACGGTACAAGTAATTGTCCAGGCTCGACTTGGAGAGAAGATCTGTACCCGATCATCATCCTCCCCAACAGGCTCTGACTGG TTCAATTTGGCCATCAAAGATATACCAGAGGTTACTcatgaagcaaagaaagcctTGGCAGGACAGCTGCCCGCTGTTGGACGGTCCATGTGTGTGGAGATTTCTCTCAAAACCTCAGAG GGGGATTCCATGGAGCTAGAGATTTGGTGTctagaaatgaatgaaaa GTGTGACAAAGAAATCAAAGTTTCATACACCGTATACAACAGGCTGTCTCTACTACTGAAGTCTTTGCTTGCTATAACCAGGGTAACTCCAGCCTACAGACTCTCAAGGAAACAAGGCCATGAATATGTGATATTGTACAG gataTATTTTGGTGAAGTGCAACTGAGCGGCTTGGGAGAAG GTTTCCAAACAGTCCGTGTTGGGACAGTGGGTACCCCAGTTGGCACCATCACTTTGTCTTGTGCCTACAGAATCAACCTTGCTTTCATGTCAACCAG GCAGTTTGAGAGGACCCCTCCTATCATGGGGATTATCATTGATCACTTTGTGGACCGTCCCTATCCCAGCTCTTCGCCCATGCACCCCTGCAATTACAG AGCTGGTGAGGACAACGGTGCGGTATACCCCTCAGTAGAAGATTCCCAAGAAGTGTGTACCACATCATTCTCCACCTCTCCTCCATCTCAG TGTGTTTTTACTGTCACAAAGGCACATTTTCAGACCCCTCCTCCTGTCGTGACGGACACCCTGAAGGTCCCAGTGATGGGACTGGCCTTTTCACATCAA CTTTCCAGCTCTCGTCTTTCCTATCAGCCTGCTGCCCTGGGAGTTGGATCAGCTGACATGGGGTACCCCGTAATCTTTGCTGGTGGCTTGAATGCTGCGCACCCTCACCAG CTTATTGGTCCAGGCAAAGAGGGGGGAGTTCCCCCAGTTCCTAGCCAGCCAGCACATGGCACCCAAGCTGACCAAGAGCGGATGTGCACCCCGCTAGATGGAGTCCACTACTCAGCTGCTACTCCTTCTAGTAG TGAGGACACAGAAACAGTATCAAACAGCAGCGAAGGGAAGTGTGGCTCCCCACATGACCTTTTGGAGACCATCTTTATCCGGAAAGTGGGAGCTTTTGTCAACAAACCCATTAACCAG GTGACCATGGCCAACTTAGACATTCCTTTTGCCATGTTTGCTCCCAAGAATGTTGAGCTGGAAGATAATGACCCTATG GTCAATCCTCCTGACTCCCCAGAAGCTGAATCTCCTTTACAAGGCAGCTTACACTCAGAGGGCTccagtggcagcagcacagggaacaCCCATGATGACTTTGTTATGATTGACTTT AAACcagcattttcaaaagatgaCATCCTTCCAATGGACCTGGGGACGTTTTACCGTGAGTTTCAGAACCCCCCTCAACTCAGCAGCCTCTCCATTGACATAGGAGCTCAGTCCATGGCAGAGGATTTG GACTCATTACCAGAGAAGTTGGCGGTCCAtgagaaaaatgtcaaagaGTTTGATGCCTTTGTAGAAACCTTGCAGTGA
- the ATG13 gene encoding autophagy-related protein 13 isoform X2: protein MDTDLSSQDRKDLDKFIKFFALKTVQVIVQARLGEKICTRSSSSPTGSDWFNLAIKDIPEVTHEAKKALAGQLPAVGRSMCVEISLKTSEGDSMELEIWCLEMNEKCDKEIKVSYTVYNRLSLLLKSLLAITRVTPAYRLSRKQGHEYVILYRIYFGEVQLSGLGEGFQTVRVGTVGTPVGTITLSCAYRINLAFMSTRQFERTPPIMGIIIDHFVDRPYPSSSPMHPCNYRAGEDNGAVYPSVEDSQEVCTTSFSTSPPSQCVFTVTKAHFQTPPPVVTDTLKVPVMGLAFSHQPAALGVGSADMGYPVIFAGGLNAAHPHQLIGPGKEGGVPPVPSQPAHGTQADQERMCTPLDGVHYSAATPSSSEDTETVSNSSEGKCGSPHDLLETIFIRKVGAFVNKPINQVTMANLDIPFAMFAPKNVELEDNDPMVNPPDSPEAESPLQGSLHSEGSSGSSTGNTHDDFVMIDFKPAFSKDDILPMDLGTFYREFQNPPQLSSLSIDIGAQSMAEDLDSLPEKLAVHEKNVKEFDAFVETLQ from the exons ACGGTACAAGTAATTGTCCAGGCTCGACTTGGAGAGAAGATCTGTACCCGATCATCATCCTCCCCAACAGGCTCTGACTGG TTCAATTTGGCCATCAAAGATATACCAGAGGTTACTcatgaagcaaagaaagcctTGGCAGGACAGCTGCCCGCTGTTGGACGGTCCATGTGTGTGGAGATTTCTCTCAAAACCTCAGAG GGGGATTCCATGGAGCTAGAGATTTGGTGTctagaaatgaatgaaaa GTGTGACAAAGAAATCAAAGTTTCATACACCGTATACAACAGGCTGTCTCTACTACTGAAGTCTTTGCTTGCTATAACCAGGGTAACTCCAGCCTACAGACTCTCAAGGAAACAAGGCCATGAATATGTGATATTGTACAG gataTATTTTGGTGAAGTGCAACTGAGCGGCTTGGGAGAAG GTTTCCAAACAGTCCGTGTTGGGACAGTGGGTACCCCAGTTGGCACCATCACTTTGTCTTGTGCCTACAGAATCAACCTTGCTTTCATGTCAACCAG GCAGTTTGAGAGGACCCCTCCTATCATGGGGATTATCATTGATCACTTTGTGGACCGTCCCTATCCCAGCTCTTCGCCCATGCACCCCTGCAATTACAG AGCTGGTGAGGACAACGGTGCGGTATACCCCTCAGTAGAAGATTCCCAAGAAGTGTGTACCACATCATTCTCCACCTCTCCTCCATCTCAG TGTGTTTTTACTGTCACAAAGGCACATTTTCAGACCCCTCCTCCTGTCGTGACGGACACCCTGAAGGTCCCAGTGATGGGACTGGCCTTTTCACATCAA CCTGCTGCCCTGGGAGTTGGATCAGCTGACATGGGGTACCCCGTAATCTTTGCTGGTGGCTTGAATGCTGCGCACCCTCACCAG CTTATTGGTCCAGGCAAAGAGGGGGGAGTTCCCCCAGTTCCTAGCCAGCCAGCACATGGCACCCAAGCTGACCAAGAGCGGATGTGCACCCCGCTAGATGGAGTCCACTACTCAGCTGCTACTCCTTCTAGTAG TGAGGACACAGAAACAGTATCAAACAGCAGCGAAGGGAAGTGTGGCTCCCCACATGACCTTTTGGAGACCATCTTTATCCGGAAAGTGGGAGCTTTTGTCAACAAACCCATTAACCAG GTGACCATGGCCAACTTAGACATTCCTTTTGCCATGTTTGCTCCCAAGAATGTTGAGCTGGAAGATAATGACCCTATG GTCAATCCTCCTGACTCCCCAGAAGCTGAATCTCCTTTACAAGGCAGCTTACACTCAGAGGGCTccagtggcagcagcacagggaacaCCCATGATGACTTTGTTATGATTGACTTT AAACcagcattttcaaaagatgaCATCCTTCCAATGGACCTGGGGACGTTTTACCGTGAGTTTCAGAACCCCCCTCAACTCAGCAGCCTCTCCATTGACATAGGAGCTCAGTCCATGGCAGAGGATTTG GACTCATTACCAGAGAAGTTGGCGGTCCAtgagaaaaatgtcaaagaGTTTGATGCCTTTGTAGAAACCTTGCAGTGA
- the ATG13 gene encoding autophagy-related protein 13 isoform X5, whose protein sequence is MDTDLSSQDRKDLDKFIKFFALKTVQVIVQARLGEKICTRSSSSPTGSDWFNLAIKDIPEVTHEAKKALAGQLPAVGRSMCVEISLKTSEGDSMELEIWCLEMNEKCDKEIKVSYTVYNRLSLLLKSLLAITRVTPAYRLSRKQGHEYVILYRIYFGEVQLSGLGEGFQTVRVGTVGTPVGTITLSCAYRINLAFMSTRAGEDNGAVYPSVEDSQEVCTTSFSTSPPSQLSSSRLSYQPAALGVGSADMGYPVIFAGGLNAAHPHQLIGPGKEGGVPPVPSQPAHGTQADQERMCTPLDGVHYSAATPSSSEDTETVSNSSEGKCGSPHDLLETIFIRKVGAFVNKPINQVTMANLDIPFAMFAPKNVELEDNDPMVNPPDSPEAESPLQGSLHSEGSSGSSTGNTHDDFVMIDFKPAFSKDDILPMDLGTFYREFQNPPQLSSLSIDIGAQSMAEDLDSLPEKLAVHEKNVKEFDAFVETLQ, encoded by the exons ACGGTACAAGTAATTGTCCAGGCTCGACTTGGAGAGAAGATCTGTACCCGATCATCATCCTCCCCAACAGGCTCTGACTGG TTCAATTTGGCCATCAAAGATATACCAGAGGTTACTcatgaagcaaagaaagcctTGGCAGGACAGCTGCCCGCTGTTGGACGGTCCATGTGTGTGGAGATTTCTCTCAAAACCTCAGAG GGGGATTCCATGGAGCTAGAGATTTGGTGTctagaaatgaatgaaaa GTGTGACAAAGAAATCAAAGTTTCATACACCGTATACAACAGGCTGTCTCTACTACTGAAGTCTTTGCTTGCTATAACCAGGGTAACTCCAGCCTACAGACTCTCAAGGAAACAAGGCCATGAATATGTGATATTGTACAG gataTATTTTGGTGAAGTGCAACTGAGCGGCTTGGGAGAAG GTTTCCAAACAGTCCGTGTTGGGACAGTGGGTACCCCAGTTGGCACCATCACTTTGTCTTGTGCCTACAGAATCAACCTTGCTTTCATGTCAACCAG AGCTGGTGAGGACAACGGTGCGGTATACCCCTCAGTAGAAGATTCCCAAGAAGTGTGTACCACATCATTCTCCACCTCTCCTCCATCTCAG CTTTCCAGCTCTCGTCTTTCCTATCAGCCTGCTGCCCTGGGAGTTGGATCAGCTGACATGGGGTACCCCGTAATCTTTGCTGGTGGCTTGAATGCTGCGCACCCTCACCAG CTTATTGGTCCAGGCAAAGAGGGGGGAGTTCCCCCAGTTCCTAGCCAGCCAGCACATGGCACCCAAGCTGACCAAGAGCGGATGTGCACCCCGCTAGATGGAGTCCACTACTCAGCTGCTACTCCTTCTAGTAG TGAGGACACAGAAACAGTATCAAACAGCAGCGAAGGGAAGTGTGGCTCCCCACATGACCTTTTGGAGACCATCTTTATCCGGAAAGTGGGAGCTTTTGTCAACAAACCCATTAACCAG GTGACCATGGCCAACTTAGACATTCCTTTTGCCATGTTTGCTCCCAAGAATGTTGAGCTGGAAGATAATGACCCTATG GTCAATCCTCCTGACTCCCCAGAAGCTGAATCTCCTTTACAAGGCAGCTTACACTCAGAGGGCTccagtggcagcagcacagggaacaCCCATGATGACTTTGTTATGATTGACTTT AAACcagcattttcaaaagatgaCATCCTTCCAATGGACCTGGGGACGTTTTACCGTGAGTTTCAGAACCCCCCTCAACTCAGCAGCCTCTCCATTGACATAGGAGCTCAGTCCATGGCAGAGGATTTG GACTCATTACCAGAGAAGTTGGCGGTCCAtgagaaaaatgtcaaagaGTTTGATGCCTTTGTAGAAACCTTGCAGTGA
- the ATG13 gene encoding autophagy-related protein 13 isoform X6, translated as MDTDLSSQDRKDLDKFIKFFALKTVQVIVQARLGEKICTRSSSSPTGSDWFNLAIKDIPEVTHEAKKALAGQLPAVGRSMCVEISLKTSEGDSMELEIWCLEMNEKCDKEIKVSYTVYNRLSLLLKSLLAITRVTPAYRLSRKQGHEYVILYRIYFGEVQLSGLGEGFQTVRVGTVGTPVGTITLSCAYRINLAFMSTRQFERTPPIMGIIIDHFVDRPYPSSSPMHPCNYRAGEDNGAVYPSVEDSQEVCTTSFSTSPPSQLIGPGKEGGVPPVPSQPAHGTQADQERMCTPLDGVHYSAATPSSSEDTETVSNSSEGKCGSPHDLLETIFIRKVGAFVNKPINQVTMANLDIPFAMFAPKNVELEDNDPMVNPPDSPEAESPLQGSLHSEGSSGSSTGNTHDDFVMIDFKPAFSKDDILPMDLGTFYREFQNPPQLSSLSIDIGAQSMAEDLDSLPEKLAVHEKNVKEFDAFVETLQ; from the exons ACGGTACAAGTAATTGTCCAGGCTCGACTTGGAGAGAAGATCTGTACCCGATCATCATCCTCCCCAACAGGCTCTGACTGG TTCAATTTGGCCATCAAAGATATACCAGAGGTTACTcatgaagcaaagaaagcctTGGCAGGACAGCTGCCCGCTGTTGGACGGTCCATGTGTGTGGAGATTTCTCTCAAAACCTCAGAG GGGGATTCCATGGAGCTAGAGATTTGGTGTctagaaatgaatgaaaa GTGTGACAAAGAAATCAAAGTTTCATACACCGTATACAACAGGCTGTCTCTACTACTGAAGTCTTTGCTTGCTATAACCAGGGTAACTCCAGCCTACAGACTCTCAAGGAAACAAGGCCATGAATATGTGATATTGTACAG gataTATTTTGGTGAAGTGCAACTGAGCGGCTTGGGAGAAG GTTTCCAAACAGTCCGTGTTGGGACAGTGGGTACCCCAGTTGGCACCATCACTTTGTCTTGTGCCTACAGAATCAACCTTGCTTTCATGTCAACCAG GCAGTTTGAGAGGACCCCTCCTATCATGGGGATTATCATTGATCACTTTGTGGACCGTCCCTATCCCAGCTCTTCGCCCATGCACCCCTGCAATTACAG AGCTGGTGAGGACAACGGTGCGGTATACCCCTCAGTAGAAGATTCCCAAGAAGTGTGTACCACATCATTCTCCACCTCTCCTCCATCTCAG CTTATTGGTCCAGGCAAAGAGGGGGGAGTTCCCCCAGTTCCTAGCCAGCCAGCACATGGCACCCAAGCTGACCAAGAGCGGATGTGCACCCCGCTAGATGGAGTCCACTACTCAGCTGCTACTCCTTCTAGTAG TGAGGACACAGAAACAGTATCAAACAGCAGCGAAGGGAAGTGTGGCTCCCCACATGACCTTTTGGAGACCATCTTTATCCGGAAAGTGGGAGCTTTTGTCAACAAACCCATTAACCAG GTGACCATGGCCAACTTAGACATTCCTTTTGCCATGTTTGCTCCCAAGAATGTTGAGCTGGAAGATAATGACCCTATG GTCAATCCTCCTGACTCCCCAGAAGCTGAATCTCCTTTACAAGGCAGCTTACACTCAGAGGGCTccagtggcagcagcacagggaacaCCCATGATGACTTTGTTATGATTGACTTT AAACcagcattttcaaaagatgaCATCCTTCCAATGGACCTGGGGACGTTTTACCGTGAGTTTCAGAACCCCCCTCAACTCAGCAGCCTCTCCATTGACATAGGAGCTCAGTCCATGGCAGAGGATTTG GACTCATTACCAGAGAAGTTGGCGGTCCAtgagaaaaatgtcaaagaGTTTGATGCCTTTGTAGAAACCTTGCAGTGA
- the ATG13 gene encoding autophagy-related protein 13 isoform X4, with protein sequence MDTDLSSQDRKDLDKFIKFFALKTVQVIVQARLGEKICTRSSSSPTGSDWFNLAIKDIPEVTHEAKKALAGQLPAVGRSMCVEISLKTSEGDSMELEIWCLEMNEKCDKEIKVSYTVYNRLSLLLKSLLAITRVTPAYRLSRKQGHEYVILYRIYFGEVQLSGLGEGFQTVRVGTVGTPVGTITLSCAYRINLAFMSTRAGEDNGAVYPSVEDSQEVCTTSFSTSPPSQCVFTVTKAHFQTPPPVVTDTLKVPVMGLAFSHQLSSSRLSYQPAALGVGSADMGYPVIFAGGLNAAHPHQLIGPGKEGGVPPVPSQPAHGTQADQERMCTPLDGVHYSAATPSSSEDTETVSNSSEGKCGSPHDLLETIFIRKVGAFVNKPINQVTMANLDIPFAMFAPKNVELEDNDPMVNPPDSPEAESPLQGSLHSEGSSGSSTGNTHDDFVMIDFKPAFSKDDILPMDLGTFYREFQNPPQLSSLSIDIGAQSMAEDLDSLPEKLAVHEKNVKEFDAFVETLQ encoded by the exons ACGGTACAAGTAATTGTCCAGGCTCGACTTGGAGAGAAGATCTGTACCCGATCATCATCCTCCCCAACAGGCTCTGACTGG TTCAATTTGGCCATCAAAGATATACCAGAGGTTACTcatgaagcaaagaaagcctTGGCAGGACAGCTGCCCGCTGTTGGACGGTCCATGTGTGTGGAGATTTCTCTCAAAACCTCAGAG GGGGATTCCATGGAGCTAGAGATTTGGTGTctagaaatgaatgaaaa GTGTGACAAAGAAATCAAAGTTTCATACACCGTATACAACAGGCTGTCTCTACTACTGAAGTCTTTGCTTGCTATAACCAGGGTAACTCCAGCCTACAGACTCTCAAGGAAACAAGGCCATGAATATGTGATATTGTACAG gataTATTTTGGTGAAGTGCAACTGAGCGGCTTGGGAGAAG GTTTCCAAACAGTCCGTGTTGGGACAGTGGGTACCCCAGTTGGCACCATCACTTTGTCTTGTGCCTACAGAATCAACCTTGCTTTCATGTCAACCAG AGCTGGTGAGGACAACGGTGCGGTATACCCCTCAGTAGAAGATTCCCAAGAAGTGTGTACCACATCATTCTCCACCTCTCCTCCATCTCAG TGTGTTTTTACTGTCACAAAGGCACATTTTCAGACCCCTCCTCCTGTCGTGACGGACACCCTGAAGGTCCCAGTGATGGGACTGGCCTTTTCACATCAA CTTTCCAGCTCTCGTCTTTCCTATCAGCCTGCTGCCCTGGGAGTTGGATCAGCTGACATGGGGTACCCCGTAATCTTTGCTGGTGGCTTGAATGCTGCGCACCCTCACCAG CTTATTGGTCCAGGCAAAGAGGGGGGAGTTCCCCCAGTTCCTAGCCAGCCAGCACATGGCACCCAAGCTGACCAAGAGCGGATGTGCACCCCGCTAGATGGAGTCCACTACTCAGCTGCTACTCCTTCTAGTAG TGAGGACACAGAAACAGTATCAAACAGCAGCGAAGGGAAGTGTGGCTCCCCACATGACCTTTTGGAGACCATCTTTATCCGGAAAGTGGGAGCTTTTGTCAACAAACCCATTAACCAG GTGACCATGGCCAACTTAGACATTCCTTTTGCCATGTTTGCTCCCAAGAATGTTGAGCTGGAAGATAATGACCCTATG GTCAATCCTCCTGACTCCCCAGAAGCTGAATCTCCTTTACAAGGCAGCTTACACTCAGAGGGCTccagtggcagcagcacagggaacaCCCATGATGACTTTGTTATGATTGACTTT AAACcagcattttcaaaagatgaCATCCTTCCAATGGACCTGGGGACGTTTTACCGTGAGTTTCAGAACCCCCCTCAACTCAGCAGCCTCTCCATTGACATAGGAGCTCAGTCCATGGCAGAGGATTTG GACTCATTACCAGAGAAGTTGGCGGTCCAtgagaaaaatgtcaaagaGTTTGATGCCTTTGTAGAAACCTTGCAGTGA
- the ATG13 gene encoding autophagy-related protein 13 isoform X3: MDTDLSSQDRKDLDKFIKFFALKTVQVIVQARLGEKICTRSSSSPTGSDWFNLAIKDIPEVTHEAKKALAGQLPAVGRSMCVEISLKTSEGDSMELEIWCLEMNEKCDKEIKVSYTVYNRLSLLLKSLLAITRVTPAYRLSRKQGHEYVILYRIYFGEVQLSGLGEGFQTVRVGTVGTPVGTITLSCAYRINLAFMSTRQFERTPPIMGIIIDHFVDRPYPSSSPMHPCNYRAGEDNGAVYPSVEDSQEVCTTSFSTSPPSQLSSSRLSYQPAALGVGSADMGYPVIFAGGLNAAHPHQLIGPGKEGGVPPVPSQPAHGTQADQERMCTPLDGVHYSAATPSSSEDTETVSNSSEGKCGSPHDLLETIFIRKVGAFVNKPINQVTMANLDIPFAMFAPKNVELEDNDPMVNPPDSPEAESPLQGSLHSEGSSGSSTGNTHDDFVMIDFKPAFSKDDILPMDLGTFYREFQNPPQLSSLSIDIGAQSMAEDLDSLPEKLAVHEKNVKEFDAFVETLQ, encoded by the exons ACGGTACAAGTAATTGTCCAGGCTCGACTTGGAGAGAAGATCTGTACCCGATCATCATCCTCCCCAACAGGCTCTGACTGG TTCAATTTGGCCATCAAAGATATACCAGAGGTTACTcatgaagcaaagaaagcctTGGCAGGACAGCTGCCCGCTGTTGGACGGTCCATGTGTGTGGAGATTTCTCTCAAAACCTCAGAG GGGGATTCCATGGAGCTAGAGATTTGGTGTctagaaatgaatgaaaa GTGTGACAAAGAAATCAAAGTTTCATACACCGTATACAACAGGCTGTCTCTACTACTGAAGTCTTTGCTTGCTATAACCAGGGTAACTCCAGCCTACAGACTCTCAAGGAAACAAGGCCATGAATATGTGATATTGTACAG gataTATTTTGGTGAAGTGCAACTGAGCGGCTTGGGAGAAG GTTTCCAAACAGTCCGTGTTGGGACAGTGGGTACCCCAGTTGGCACCATCACTTTGTCTTGTGCCTACAGAATCAACCTTGCTTTCATGTCAACCAG GCAGTTTGAGAGGACCCCTCCTATCATGGGGATTATCATTGATCACTTTGTGGACCGTCCCTATCCCAGCTCTTCGCCCATGCACCCCTGCAATTACAG AGCTGGTGAGGACAACGGTGCGGTATACCCCTCAGTAGAAGATTCCCAAGAAGTGTGTACCACATCATTCTCCACCTCTCCTCCATCTCAG CTTTCCAGCTCTCGTCTTTCCTATCAGCCTGCTGCCCTGGGAGTTGGATCAGCTGACATGGGGTACCCCGTAATCTTTGCTGGTGGCTTGAATGCTGCGCACCCTCACCAG CTTATTGGTCCAGGCAAAGAGGGGGGAGTTCCCCCAGTTCCTAGCCAGCCAGCACATGGCACCCAAGCTGACCAAGAGCGGATGTGCACCCCGCTAGATGGAGTCCACTACTCAGCTGCTACTCCTTCTAGTAG TGAGGACACAGAAACAGTATCAAACAGCAGCGAAGGGAAGTGTGGCTCCCCACATGACCTTTTGGAGACCATCTTTATCCGGAAAGTGGGAGCTTTTGTCAACAAACCCATTAACCAG GTGACCATGGCCAACTTAGACATTCCTTTTGCCATGTTTGCTCCCAAGAATGTTGAGCTGGAAGATAATGACCCTATG GTCAATCCTCCTGACTCCCCAGAAGCTGAATCTCCTTTACAAGGCAGCTTACACTCAGAGGGCTccagtggcagcagcacagggaacaCCCATGATGACTTTGTTATGATTGACTTT AAACcagcattttcaaaagatgaCATCCTTCCAATGGACCTGGGGACGTTTTACCGTGAGTTTCAGAACCCCCCTCAACTCAGCAGCCTCTCCATTGACATAGGAGCTCAGTCCATGGCAGAGGATTTG GACTCATTACCAGAGAAGTTGGCGGTCCAtgagaaaaatgtcaaagaGTTTGATGCCTTTGTAGAAACCTTGCAGTGA